A region of the Exiguobacterium aurantiacum DSM 6208 genome:
GACGCTTCGTGTGAACAAATCCGTCGTCTCGAAAATCGGTGTGCGAATCTCTTTATAGTTGTAACGGGCACTGATGTCGCGTAATTTCTCTTCAACATATTGCCACGTCTCGACCGTGCCCGGGAGCAGGTCTTGTGTACCGCGTGGTGCTTTCATCAACATTCCCTCCTTAAAATACAAAAAGGCCCTCGTCCGCAAAGGGACGAGAGCCTGTCTAGGTTTCCCGTGGTACCACCCTCGTTGCAGAGCCAATGCTTGAAACTCTGCCACTCGAAATCGGTTAACGCCCGATGAAACGGCTCCCTCTACTATGAGTTCAAGGAAGCACCTCCAAAGTGTCGTTCGGGTCATCATCCAGTCGATGCTTTCAGCCTTGGCATCGCTCTCTTTGCTGGTGGGGTGACCGTACTCTTCTTTATCACAGGTGTTAGGTTATATGCTTCATGATGCCGAATCACGCCCGCTTCTGTCAAGCGTTTTTTTCGAGCATGAGCGTCACCGGTCCGTCATTGACGAGCGCGACGTCCATCATCGCCCCGAACTTCCCGGTCTCGACGACGAGGCCGTGCGTTCGGAGGCGGTCGTTGAACTTTTCGTAAAGCGTCTCGGCGACGTCAGGTTTCGCTGCTTGCGTGAACGCGGGACGGCGCCCTTTTAACGTATCGCCGTAGAGCGTGAACTGAGACACCGACAACACTTTGCCGGCGACGTCTTGAATCGACAAGTTCATCTTCTCGTCCGCGTCTTCAAAGACACGGAGACCGGCCACTTTATCGGCGAGCCAGTTCACTTCCGTCTCGGTATCTTCGTGGGTCACGCCGACGAGAAGCAGATAGCCGGCATCAATCGCGCCGACGATTTCCTCGTCGACGGTAACGGATGCTTCTTTTACTCGTTGCAACAATACACGCACTGAAATCTTCCTTTCGTCACGTCATCATGACTCGGCTCACCGAGTACACGTCCGAAATTTGTTTGATTCGGTCGACGACTTTTTGCAAATGGTTCACGTTCGGGATCGAGATCGTCATCGAGATGCGGGCCTGTTTGTTCGTGTCCCCGCGTCCGCTGACGGCGACGATGTTCGTGTTCGTCGCCGAGACGGCTTGGAGGACGTCGTTCAACAAACCAGACCGATCGTAGCCTGTGATCTCGATATCGACGTTGTAGTTCTTCTCTTTCGCTTGTCCGGCTTCCCACTCGACCGTGAGGAGACGTTCCGGATGCTGCTCGTTGATGATGTTCAAGCAGTCTTTCCGGTGAATCGACACGCCGCGTCCGCGCGTGATATAACCGACGATCTCGTCACCCGGCACCGGGTTACAGCAGCGGCTCATCCGGATGAGCATGTTGTCGATCCCTTTCACAGAGACGCCAGCCTCGGCCGTTTTCTTCTTCGGCGATTGACTCACTTTCAGCTCGTTGATCGCGTCAGACAGCTCGAGTTTCGGCTCTTTACGCTGCTTCTCCGTCAATTTGTGGGCGACTTGAGCAGCGGTGATGCCGTGATAGCCGACAGCCGCATACATCTCTTCCTCGTTGCCGAAGTTGAACTTCTCGACGACGACGCTAATCGATTGATCGTCAATGACTTCTTTCGGCTCGAAGCCGAGTTTCTTGATTTCGACCTCGACGAGTTCTTTGCCTTTCTCGACGTTCTCTTCGCGCTGTTGACGTTTGAACCACTGGCGAATCTTGTTCTTCGCTTGGCTCGAGACGGCGAGTTTGAGCCAGTCCTTGCTCGGACCGTAACTATGTTTCGACGTGATGATCTCGATGATGTCGCCTGTCTCAAGTTTATGGTCGAGCGGCACCATCCGTCCGTTCACTTTCGCGCCCGTCATCCTGTGTCCGATCTCGGTGTGGATGCGATACGCGTAGTCGATTGGGACCGACCCTTTCGGCAACTCAAACACGTCGCCTTTCGGTGTGAAGACGTAGAGCATGTCGCTGAAGAAATCGACTTTGAGCGATTCCATGAACTCTTCCGCGTCCGTCGTATCTTTTTGCAATTCAAGAATTTCACGAAGATGGGCGATCTTCTCATCGAACCCGTTCGTCGCGACGTTCTTTCCTTCCTTATACGCCCAGTGTGCGGCGATCCCGAACTCGGCGATGAAGTGCATGTCTTTCGTGCGGATCTGCACTTCGAGCGGCTCACCTTTCGGTCCGATCACCGTCGTGTGGAGCGATTGATACATGTTTGGTTTCGGCATGGCGATATAGTCTTTGAAACGACCCGGCATCGGCTTGTACTGCGTATGGATGATCCCGAGGACGGCATAACAGTCACGAATCGAGTCGACGATGATACGGACGGCCATCAAATCATAAATCTCATTGAATTCTTTTTTATGTTTCACCATCTTGTTATAGATGGAATAGATGTGTTTCGGACGACCGTTCACGTCCGCCTCGATACTCACTTCCTCGAGGACCGCGTTCACTTCCGTGATGACCGACGTGACGAGTGCTTCCCGTTCCGTGCGTTTCTGTTTCATCATCGAGACGATCTTGTAGTATTGCTGCGGATTGATATAACGTAACGAAATATCCTCGAGCTCCCACTTGATCGTCGAGATCCCCATCCGGTGTGCGAGCGGGGCAAAAATCTCGAGCGTCTCTTCTGCTTTTTGAACTTGCTTCTCTTTCGGCATATGTTGAAGCGTCCGCATGTTGTGCAGACGGTCGGCGAGCTTGATCAAGATGACGCGCACGTCTTCTGCCATCGCGATAATCATCTTGCGATGGTTCTCGGCGAGCTCTTCTTTTTTCGATTTATACTTGATCTTACCGAGCTTCGTCACACCATCGACGAGCATGGCCACGTCCACACCGAACTCGTCAGCGAGCTCTTTGAGCGTGACGTCCGTATCTTCAACGACGTCGTGCAGCAGTGCCCCGATGATCGTCGTCGCGTCTAACCCGATATCAACGAGAATACCGGCCACTTGGACCGGATGGAGGATATAGGGTTCGCCGGAACGTCGGAACTGACCGGTGTGATGCAGTTTTGCGTATTCGTAAGCGCGCTTCACTTCGGCAATATCATCTTCACCCATATACTCCCCGAGCGCGTCGAGAAGGTCCTCAATACTTACGATTTGTTTTTTGGTCATAACATTCGACACCCTTTTTCTAACCGCCCCAATCGTCTCGGATTCGACGCAGCATGGTAGTAGTAAACGTTCATATCTATTCTAATTTTACTTACTATTATCAAAAAAATCTGACGACCTGTCAAAGGTTGTGGGTTATTTTACTCAAAAACTATTCAAAAAAGGGAAGCGAGCGCTTCCCTTTCGATCAATCTTCGTAACGGATGAGTGAGAATACGTCGTATCCTTCGAGACGCTCACGTCCGCCGAGGCCATCAAGCTCAATCAAGAACCCGATTCCTGCGACGACACCGCCGAGTTGTTCAATCATTTTGATTGTCGCTTCAATCGTTCCGCCTGTCGCGAGCAAGTCATCCAATATGACGACTTGTTGACCTGGCTTGATTGAATCTTTGTGCATCGTCAAGATGTCTGTCCCGTATTCAAGACCGTAAGCGACGCGAACCGTCTCGCGCGGCAACTTGCCTTCTTTACGGACCGGCACGAAGCCGATCTCGAGCGCGTAAGCGGCCGGGCAACCGACGACGAAACCGCGTGCCTCAGGACCGGCGATGAGTTCTGCGCCGCGCTCCTGTGCATACGTGACGAGTTCGTCCACTGCTTTTTTATAAGCGACACCATCTTGCATGAGTGACGTGATGTCTTTAAAGCTGATTCCTTCTTTCGGGTAATCCGCTACTTCTTTAATATGTTGTTTGAAATCCATTTTATGAGTAAGCCTCCTGCATCTTGTTCGATCGCAACGTTTGTAACCGCTCTTTCAGTTCCGCCAACGACGCATAGACGTAACGCTCTTCGAGTTGTTGTTTCCCGACTCGACGTTTATAGCATGGCGCTTCGGTCAAATCACGTTTCGGCGCTTCTGGATTTACTCCAGGCAGTCCGTCTTCCATTGTAACAAGAAATTCGAGTTCAGAGAATACTTGATGCATAAATTGAATCGTATTTTTTGACCATTTTCGCTCGATTGACAAACGAATCAAGTTTTCTCGCAAGTTTTTCCGTTCGCACGTCGCCATATGGACGTAGTATGTTCGGAAATCTTCCCGTGTCGGCAATTTCTCGAAGAACGACCCACCGCCTTGACCGAACGCACAGTACACACGTTCGACCCCTTCGTGCAAACGCTCAGCTAGCTCAGACTCGTCATCCGGCAAATCGAGCAACACGACGAAACGATTGAGCGGCTCATCCCCTTCATGAAGCGGGAACGTCTCGTCCGTCCCTTG
Encoded here:
- a CDS encoding RelA/SpoT family protein; amino-acid sequence: MTKKQIVSIEDLLDALGEYMGEDDIAEVKRAYEYAKLHHTGQFRRSGEPYILHPVQVAGILVDIGLDATTIIGALLHDVVEDTDVTLKELADEFGVDVAMLVDGVTKLGKIKYKSKKEELAENHRKMIIAMAEDVRVILIKLADRLHNMRTLQHMPKEKQVQKAEETLEIFAPLAHRMGISTIKWELEDISLRYINPQQYYKIVSMMKQKRTEREALVTSVITEVNAVLEEVSIEADVNGRPKHIYSIYNKMVKHKKEFNEIYDLMAVRIIVDSIRDCYAVLGIIHTQYKPMPGRFKDYIAMPKPNMYQSLHTTVIGPKGEPLEVQIRTKDMHFIAEFGIAAHWAYKEGKNVATNGFDEKIAHLREILELQKDTTDAEEFMESLKVDFFSDMLYVFTPKGDVFELPKGSVPIDYAYRIHTEIGHRMTGAKVNGRMVPLDHKLETGDIIEIITSKHSYGPSKDWLKLAVSSQAKNKIRQWFKRQQREENVEKGKELVEVEIKKLGFEPKEVIDDQSISVVVEKFNFGNEEEMYAAVGYHGITAAQVAHKLTEKQRKEPKLELSDAINELKVSQSPKKKTAEAGVSVKGIDNMLIRMSRCCNPVPGDEIVGYITRGRGVSIHRKDCLNIINEQHPERLLTVEWEAGQAKEKNYNVDIEITGYDRSGLLNDVLQAVSATNTNIVAVSGRGDTNKQARISMTISIPNVNHLQKVVDRIKQISDVYSVSRVMMT
- a CDS encoding adenine phosphoribosyltransferase — its product is MDFKQHIKEVADYPKEGISFKDITSLMQDGVAYKKAVDELVTYAQERGAELIAGPEARGFVVGCPAAYALEIGFVPVRKEGKLPRETVRVAYGLEYGTDILTMHKDSIKPGQQVVILDDLLATGGTIEATIKMIEQLGGVVAGIGFLIELDGLGGRERLEGYDVFSLIRYED
- the dtd gene encoding D-aminoacyl-tRNA deacylase, which gives rise to MRVLLQRVKEASVTVDEEIVGAIDAGYLLLVGVTHEDTETEVNWLADKVAGLRVFEDADEKMNLSIQDVAGKVLSVSQFTLYGDTLKGRRPAFTQAAKPDVAETLYEKFNDRLRTHGLVVETGKFGAMMDVALVNDGPVTLMLEKNA